Below is a genomic region from Desulfobacter sp..
CGGCGGGCCGGATCCGGGATCCTGACTTTGTCCAGCATGTGGACCGCCAGATCTGAGGCGGCTTTGCCCGAGGCTTTCTTGTGCAGGATCAGGACCTCTTCGATTTGCCGGCCGATGCGGTGGAGCGGGTTGAGCGAGGTCATGGGCTCCTGGAAGATCATGGATATCTGGTTGCCCCGCATCTGCTGGTACTGCGTTTCCGACAGGTCCAGAAGATTTTGTCCTTTAAATTGGATCCGGCCGGATGTGATGTCCCCCGGGGGCTGGGGTATCAGGCCCATGACGGCCAGGGAGGTCACACTCTTGCCGCATCCGGATTCTCCCACCACCCCTATAATCTGCCCGGGGTCCACGGAAAGGCTTACCCCGTTAACCGCCTGGACCAGGCCTTCGTCTGTCTTAAAGGTTACACATAGATTTTCTATTTCCAGCAATGGATTTGGGCGCATCAGTTCACCTTCATTTTCGGATCTAAGGCGTCCCGCAGTCCATCGCCCAGAAGATTGAATCCCAGGACGGCCACCATAATGGCAAATCCCGGAATGGTGGAGACATGGGGGGCCACCATTAAAAAGTTACGGCCAGAACTGATCATCTCCCCCCAGGACGGGGTGGGGGGCTGGACCCCCAGGCCCAGGAAGGACAGGGCCGCCTCCATCATGATGGCATTGGCCATGAAAAGGGTGGCATAGACGATCACAGGGGAGACAAAATTGGGAATGATGTGGGAAAAGATGATCCGCATTGACGAGGCCCCCACGGCCTGGGCAGAGGTCACGTACTCCCGGGTTTTAAGGGAGAGTACCGACACCCTTACCATCCGGGCAAATGTGGGCAACGCCCAGATCCCGATGGCCAGGGTGGTGTTGAATACCCCGGAGCCAAAGGCGGTGACCAGGACAATGGCCAACAGCAGATAGGGAAAAGAGAGCAAAAGGTCCATAATCCGCATGAGCACGGTATCCCATGCCCCGCCGACATAGCCTGCCACCACCCCCACCAGGATCCCTCCGGCAAGGGCGATGATGATCGACCCCACGGCCACGGTCAGGCTGACCCTGGATCCGTAGATGAGCCGGGACAGGATATCACGTCCAAACTGGTCCG
It encodes:
- a CDS encoding ABC transporter permease; its protein translation is MTDKKTFLNRHKALNRFIKNPLSVVGLILVITIAACALAAPVLAPHDPTEQHLFDKRDKPFGKYVLGADQFGRDILSRLIYGSRVSLTVAVGSIIIALAGGILVGVVAGYVGGAWDTVLMRIMDLLLSFPYLLLAIVLVTAFGSGVFNTTLAIGIWALPTFARMVRVSVLSLKTREYVTSAQAVGASSMRIIFSHIIPNFVSPVIVYATLFMANAIMMEAALSFLGLGVQPPTPSWGEMISSGRNFLMVAPHVSTIPGFAIMVAVLGFNLLGDGLRDALDPKMKVN